The following proteins come from a genomic window of Malus sylvestris chromosome 4, drMalSylv7.2, whole genome shotgun sequence:
- the LOC126618702 gene encoding serine hydroxymethyltransferase 4 — MEPVNAWGNSSLESVDPEIHDLIEKEKRRQCRGIELIASENFTSFAVIEALGSALTNKYSEGMPGNRYYGGNEFIDEIENMCRSRALQAFHLDAAKWGVNVQPYSGSPANFAAYTAVLEPHDRIMGLDLPSGGHLTHGYYTSGGKKISATSIYFESLPYKVNSSTGFIDYDKLEEKALDFRPKLIICGGSAYPRDWDYARFRTVADKCGALLLCDMAHISGLVAAQEAANPFEYCDIVTTTTHKSLRGPRAGMIFYRKGPKPPKKGQPEGAVYDFEDKVNFAVFPSLQGGPHNHQIGALAVALKQAMTPGFKAYAKQVKANAVALGNYLMSKDYKLVTGGTENHLVLWDLRPLGLTGNKVEKLCDLCNITVNKNAVFGDSSALAPGGVRIGAPAMTSRGLVEKDFEKIGEFLHRAVTLTLKIQKEHGKLLKDFNKGLVNNKDIEELKADVEKFSASFDMPGFSLADMKYKD, encoded by the exons ATGGAACCAGTAAACGCGTGGGGCAACTCCTCCCTGGAGAGCGTGGACCCCGAGATCCACGACCTCATCGAGAAGGAGAAGCGCCGCCAATGCCGAGGAATCGAGCTCATTGCCTCCGAAAACTTCACCTCCTTCGCCGTCATTGAGGCCCTCGGCAGCGCCCTCACCAACAAGTACTCCGAAGGCATGCCCGGCAACCGCTACTACGGAGGCAACGAGTTCATCGACGAGATCGAGAACATGTGCCGCTCGCGCGCCCTCCAGGCCTTCCACCTCGACGCCGCCAAATGGGGCGTCAACGTTCAGCCCTACTCCGGTTCTCCCGCCAACTTCGCCGCCTACACCGCCGTCCTCGAGCCCCATGACCGCATCATGGGATTGGACCTTCCCTCAGGCGGTCACCTGACCCACGGGTACTACACTTCCGGAGGGAAGAAGATCTCGGCGACCTCGATTTACTTCGAGAGTCTGCCGTACAAGGTCAATTCCTCAACTGGGTTCATCGATTACGACAAGTTGGAGGAGAAGGCCTTGGATTTCAGGCCAAAATTGATAATTTGCGGTGGCAGTGCGTACCCCAGGGACTGGGATTACGCAAGGTTCCGCACCGTTGCGGATAAGTGCGGTGCTCTTTTGCTCTGCGACATGGCTCACATTAGCGGCCTTGTTGCTGCTCAG GAAGCTGCAAATCCCTTTGAGTACTGTGACATTGTCACAACCACAACCCACAAGAGCTTGAGGGGTCCTAGGGCTGGTATGATCTTCTATAGGAAGGGACCAAAACCACCCAAGAAGGGCCAGCCCGAGGGTGCAGTTTACGACTTTGAAGACAAGGTCAACTTTGCTGTTTTTCCCTCCCTTCAAGGTGGTCCTCACAATCACCAAATCGGTGCCCTAGCTGTTGCTCTTAAGCAGGCCATGACACCCGGGTTCAAGGCATACGCCAAACAAGTCAAGGCCAACGCTGTTGCCCTCGGAAACTACCTGATGAGCAAGGATTACAAGCTTGTCACAGGAGGAACAGAGAACCACCTTGTTCTGTGGGATCTCAGGCCTCTTGGTTTGACCG GCAACAAGGTTGAGAAGCTTTGCGACCTGTGCAACATTACTGTGAACAAGAATGCTGTTTTTGGTGACAGCAGTGCCTTGGCTCCTGGAGGAGTAAGAATCG GTGCCCCGGCTATGACCTCGAGAGGTTTGGTTGAGAAGGATTTTGAGAAGATAGGGGAATTCCTTCACAGGGCCGTAACTCTCACCTTGAAAATCCAGAAGGAGCATGGAAAACTACTCAAGGACTTCAACAAGGGTTTGGTGAACAACAAGGACATTGAAGAACTCAAGGCTGATGTCGAGAAGTTCTCCGCCTCATTTGACATGCCCGGTTTCTCCTTGGCCGACATGAAGTACAAGGATTAA